The Candidatus Eisenbacteria bacterium DNA window CGGATGGCCTCGAAGGTCGGGACGACGTTGCGCTTGAGGCGCGCCGGGTCGTCGGCGGCGACGGCGGGGGACGTGATGGTCATGGGAAGGGCAAGGGTGAGCCACAGCGATCGGGGGCCAAGCATGCCGAAGAATAGCACCATGCAGCCTTGCCCGCGTGGCTCGCGAGAGTCGGCCGGGGCCGCCTTCCAACCCCCAACCTGTCGGGAAGGCGGTGATCCCGGCCGCTACTTCATTCTTGGGGCCGTCACCGGAACGACGGATCGTCCCCCGATCAATCCGCGTCGTGCCAACCCGGCGCCAGCCCCATTCGCGTGCGGTGCGCTCACAAACCGTATCGGCCGTGAACTGTGGCGTCATTCAAGTGCCGCAACGTTGCCGTACCACTTTCTGAAGACGAGGGCGCAGCCCGACCTGGCTCCCACTCATCAGGTCGGGCAGCACGAAAGCCGAGCCGCGCCGGAACAGTGTCCCGTCATCCTCGAGATCGCGCAGGAGCCGGCAAAGGTAAGGCGCGGTCATCCCCAGCAGCTGGCTCAGCTCCCACTGGCGCAGCGGCAGGATCACCCGGTGACCCTCCATGCACCCGCCCGGCGTCGATGGAAGCGCCCGCAAGAACGCCACGAGCCGATCGCGCGAGCGGATCGCATGCAGGTCGCTGGACTCGATCAGATCCACGTCGATCTCGCGACTGTGCATGTGATGGATCTGCCAGGAGAGATCGGTGTCGCTCTGCAGCCGCTGCAGAAAGGCCGGGGCGCACATCCGCGACATCCTGACGGCGGTGAGCGTGACCGCGGTGGCGGCCGCCGGCTCGCCCAGGATGACCGCCGCGGCGCCAACGAACCATCCCGACGAGCGGAGCCCGACGATCCGCTCCTTCCCGGTCGTGTTCACACGCATGAGCTTCACGAGACCACGCTGGATGTGGAACACGTCGCGGATCGGCTCCCCCTGACGACACAGCGTCATTCCTGCCGGATACGACAAGGCATTGGTGAGCGGGTCATCGCGATGAATTACGGGGGTCACGCTGGCCATTCGGCGAGCTCCTCTTGGATGTTGGACTCGCTCAGCACGACGCGCACCTTGTCGAGCGAGTCGTAGAGCTGGGGAAGGAATCGACCAGCGCTCACCTGGGCCTCGAGGTCGGTCGCACTGCCGGTGATCAAGAGTCCGAGCGGACACGCTGCGCCGATCAGGCTGGTCTCCGCGAGGCGGTCCACGAGCCGAAGCAGCAGCTCCTGGTCTTCGTTCGAGAGTGCGTCCACCGAGTTCACGAACAGCGTGCAAGCGCGATCGTCGAGAAACGCCTCGCTCTGACCAAGACGGTGGTCGCGGTTGGCCCATTGACACAGCGCAAGGCGAAGCACGTCGGCTTCGCGTCGGCAGTCGAACTGGTGATACGCGCCCTTGGGACGTGGGCGAGAGGAGTGGATGCTGCGCGCCACTCCCTCTCGCTTGGCACTCGTCCCGAGGAGGACGAGCACGTTGGAACGCGTGCAATGCGGTTGATTTTCGACGGGCATCGACCCTCCAACGGTTGGGGGCGGGTTAAGCCCCCGCTCGGCGGCGCACGAAGAACGGCAAGGCCCCCTCCTGCAGCGAGAGGCGCGGGCTCCTCCGGAAACCGCTTTCGAAGAGACCCCGCACGCCGGGCCAGCCGATCCGCGGGATTCCCGTGCCGTTGAGCGAGCCGGCTTCGGGAGTCGCGGGACGGCAGGTCGTTCCGCCGCTCGGCCCCGTACCGCTGTACTGGGCAAGAGCCGGACGGTGAACCGTGAGCGATGAAGCGAGGATCAGCACGGCATACCAAGAGCGGCGCGACATCGGATTGCTCCTCACGGGGGAAGGTGGGTTGGGGACCCACCTGACCCATAAGGCGAGCAACGTGCCGGAACCGCGTCTTCGTCGTGGCTTCTAAGCTATTGATTATCTGTAGGTTATCGGTTGTACTCCGCGAGGCGCCT harbors:
- a CDS encoding sigma 54-interacting transcriptional regulator gives rise to the protein MPVENQPHCTRSNVLVLLGTSAKREGVARSIHSSRPRPKGAYHQFDCRREADVLRLALCQWANRDHRLGQSEAFLDDRACTLFVNSVDALSNEDQELLLRLVDRLAETSLIGAACPLGLLITGSATDLEAQVSAGRFLPQLYDSLDKVRVVLSESNIQEELAEWPA
- a CDS encoding Crp/Fnr family transcriptional regulator, encoding MASVTPVIHRDDPLTNALSYPAGMTLCRQGEPIRDVFHIQRGLVKLMRVNTTGKERIVGLRSSGWFVGAAAVILGEPAAATAVTLTAVRMSRMCAPAFLQRLQSDTDLSWQIHHMHSREIDVDLIESSDLHAIRSRDRLVAFLRALPSTPGGCMEGHRVILPLRQWELSQLLGMTAPYLCRLLRDLEDDGTLFRRGSAFVLPDLMSGSQVGLRPRLQKVVRQRCGT